Genomic window (Lentimicrobium sp. L6):
GCTTTAAAGAATATTGGTACTCCAATGATTTATTCAGGAGATGGTATCTCAGTTAAATCTTTTCTTCCAGGTCAAGCAAATGCTTTTACAACAGAATGGAGAGGTGAGAAATTTGAATTACCCGCTCAGTTGAATATCGGTTTAGGTTACGATTTCCTTATTGGTGAAGTAAGTAAATTTACCCTTGCAGGAACTTTCGTTTCTAATTCATTCACCAATGACCAATATATTCTAGGTGGTGAGTTTTCACTTAGAGAAATTGTGTTATTACGCGCTGGATACACCTATGAGGATAAAATAAATGATGAACTTGAGAGTTTAACTCTTCATAGAGGTTTTAGTGGTGGTTTTAGTGTTCAAGTGCCATTAAATAAAGAAGAAGGTACACATATTGGTATAGATTATTCTTATCAAGCAACTAAAGTTTTCGACGGAATACACCGTATTGGTATTCGTTTAGACCTCTAAAGAATTACGCTATCTTATTAGCGTGATGATATTAAGAAATTTTGTTTCTTTGTAAAAAGAAAGGACTCTTATGAAAATAAGGGTCTTTTCTTAGTTAATGAATCAGATAAAAAATAATAAAATGTCAGAAATAAAATATTTTACAGAAGAAGGATTAAACAAGCTAAAAGCTGAAGTTAATCAATTGATCACTGTAGAACGCCCTTCCATTTCTCGTCAAATTGCTGAAGCTAGAGATAAGGGAGATTTGTCTGAAAATGCTGAATATGATGCTGCAAAAGAGGCTCAGGGCATGCTGGAAATGAGAATTTCTAAAATGCAAGCCGTAGTTAGAAATGCACGCATTATCGACGAATCAAAGATGGATTCTTCTAAAGTATTAATCTTATCTAATGTGAAGATTAAGAATCTTAAAAATGGCGCTGTAATGGCTTATCAATTGGTTCCTGAAAATGAAGCCGATTTAAAAAAAGGAAAAATTTCTGTTAGTTCGCCAATTTCTAAAGGATTGCTTGGAAAGAAAGTGGGAGATATTGTTGATATTAATGTTCCTGCAGGTAC
Coding sequences:
- the greA gene encoding transcription elongation factor GreA; the protein is MKYFTEEGLNKLKAEVNQLITVERPSISRQIAEARDKGDLSENAEYDAAKEAQGMLEMRISKMQAVVRNARIIDESKMDSSKVLILSNVKIKNLKNGAVMAYQLVPENEADLKKGKISVSSPISKGLLGKKVGDIVDINVPAGTIPFEIIEVSR